The Triticum aestivum cultivar Chinese Spring chromosome 3A, IWGSC CS RefSeq v2.1, whole genome shotgun sequence genome includes a region encoding these proteins:
- the LOC123059659 gene encoding uncharacterized protein: MHGTWWPDLLPELLREVSCRLHVGADFIRFHAVCKPWRDSHGPSTTTGAGQFLPWLLVPIKKSGDSLNFRCVFSNTSYVAPPAISGGSGTGMNWVASADGTTVRYFTAFEPHGLTLHDPLAEGPPTHLPGENVLRRLEENPAGIIYNNGAVLLFSKHDSFDTTTAEFRAALLRPGDTEWMFVHRTLESPFDGAFCVAYHNGKIHVTVEDSLWQVVSVTGESTAATNNDDVQVPRPRSMPRQCDGYLYERSYVLESRGELLWVSVHILMHYPDQGKNGVNDLVDALSMSMHTLEEVTKEPEKLLWTRKDGRSLEDRVLFLGWPNSFALDASRLGMSGGFAYFLYYDDQGGCRLHERHGVFRHNLIDNTTEFVEWLPQGWDKEMCVWLLPQLTIAPVNQGPATTSRSNKTCAWVLVSNLPLRAKSFWLHHLFIMLQRLFSIFSSRLFGGKVIY; this comes from the coding sequence ATGCACGGGACGTGGTGGCCGGACCTCCTGCCGGAACTGCTCCGAGAGGTCTCCTGCCGTCTGCACGTCGGCGCCGACTTCATCCGTTTCCACGCCGTGTGTAAGCCATGGCGCGACTCACACGGACCATCGACGACGACGGGGGCTGGTCAGTTCCTGCCGTGGCTCCTGGTGCCCATCAAGAAGAGCGGGGACTCCCTCAATTTCAGATGCGTCTTCTCCAACACAAGCTACGTCGCGCCGCCGGCCATATCTGGTGGCAGTGGCACCGGGATGAACTGGGTGGCCAGCGCCGACGGCACCACCGTCCGCTACTTCACCGCCTTCGAACCTCACGGCCTAACCCTCCACGACCCTCTCGCCGAAGGCCCCCCCACCCACCTGCCTGGCGAGAACGTCCTCCGCCGGTTGGAGGAGAATCCCGCAGGCATCATCTACAACAACGGGGCCGTCCTTCTGTTCAGCAAACACGACAGCTTCGACACAACTACCGCCGAGTTCAGGGCGGCGCTCCTGCGTCCTGGTGACACCGAGTGGATGTTTGTCCACAGGACTCTCGAATCCCCCTTCGACGGAGCGTTCTGTGTCGCCTATCACAACGGCAAGATCCATGTGACCGTTGAGGACAGCCTCTGGCAGGTCGTGAGCGTGACAGGGGAGTCCACAGCCGCAACCAACAACGACGACGTACAGGTTCCTAGGCCACGGTCGATGCCACGCCAGTGTGACGGCTACTTGTACGAGCGCAGCTATGTGCTCGAGTCCCGCGGGGAGCTGCTGTGGGTGTCGGTGCACATTTTGATGCATTACCCCGATCAAGGTAAGAATGGCGTCAATGACCTCGTCGATGCACTCTCGATGTCCATGCACACGCTTGAGGAGGTCACCAAGGAGCCGGAAAAGTTGTTGTGGACGAGGAAGGATGGCCGGAGCCTGGAGGACCGCGTGTTGTTCCTGGGGTGGCCCAATAGTTTCGCCCTGGACGCGTCCCGTCTCGGCATGAGCGGTGGGTTCGCCTACTTCTTGTACTACGACGACCAGGGCGGCTGCCGGTTGCACGAGCGACATGGCGTGTTCAGGCACAACCTCATCGACAACACGACAGAGTTTGTCGAGTGGCTGCCCCAAGGATGGGACAAGGAGATGTGTGTGTGGCTCCTCCCCCAGCTCACAATTGCTCCAGTCAACCAGGGTCCAGCTACTACTTCAAGAAGCAATAAAACTTGTGCTTGGGTGCTGGTGTCCAACCTACCTCTCAGAGCGAAGAGCTTTTGGCTGCATCACTTGTTCATCATGCTGCAACGATTGTTCAGCATATTCAGTAGTAGACTGTTTGGTGGCAAGGTGATATACTAG